From a single Solanum dulcamara chromosome 4, daSolDulc1.2, whole genome shotgun sequence genomic region:
- the LOC129887091 gene encoding SWR1-complex protein 4: MDAKDILGLPKNGPLMSQEKKARPQKESQRKPDGISREVYALTGGIAPLMPALDINQLKRRALSESEKITWQWLPFTSSARKDSLQLYHWVRVVNGVPPTGDYSFAKYNKSVDVIEYTDEEYEKFLSNPSWTKEETDQLFDLCKRFDLRFVIIADRFPSNRTVEELKDRYYSVSRAITIARAPSPADVAGHPLVKEPYNVSQEIERKRALSMVLSQTKLQERRDAEVLAEAKRISESRKAAKAAEKTELPNVSDAAPEGTEKAAGIDVISTSPNAQLPSGIAVPPVSETASTLASLRMLRVYLRTYGLEQMVQAASSSAGLRTIKRVEQTLQDLGVNLKPKVPTKLVCAEHLELRKEILTLLNLQKQVQYKEAEGSSYREGSYSETPGTPPKRAQRATDQDRTFIPDSTSFGGERAGKRDQKRKGPGRLSEVPSSPAQSKRPRKLKTSDG; the protein is encoded by the exons ATGGATGCGAAGGATATCTTAGGATTGCCCAAAAATGGACCGTTGATGTCCCAAGAAAAAAAGGCGAGGCCTCAGAAAGAATCTCAAAGGAAACCTGATGGCATTTCGCGAGAA GTTTATGCACTTACAGGTGGTATTGCACCTCTAATGCCTGCTCTTGATATCAATCAATTAAAACGGAGAGCTCTTTCAGAGTCCGAAAAG ATTACGTGGCAATGGCTTCCTTTCACAAGTTCTGCTAGAAAAGATAGCTTACAGCTTTATCATTGG GTCAGAGTTGTTAATGGTGTTCCGCCTACAGGTGACTATTCGTTTGCCAAGTATAATAAG TCAGTGGATGTGATCGAGTACACTGATGAGGAGTATGAGAAGTTCTTGTCCAATCCT TCATGGACCAAGGAAGAGACGGATCAATTATTTGATCTGTGCAAGAGATTTGATCTCCGTTTCGTTATCATAGCTGATAGGTTCCCTTCAAATCGTACAGTTGAGGAACTGAAGGACCGCTATTATAGTG TATCTCGTGCTATTACAATTGCTAGGGCTCCATCTCCTGCCGATGTTGCTGGACATCCCCTTGTTAAG GAGCCTTACAATGTCTCTCAAGAGATCGAGCGAAAACGTGCACTGTCTATGGTGCTCTCACAAACAAAGCTGCAGGAGCGTAGGGATGCTGAG GTTCTTGCTGAAGCAAAAAGAATATCCGAGTCACGAAAAGCTGCTAAG GCCGCTGAAAAGACAGAACTTCCCAATGTGTCAGATGCTGCTCCTGAAGGCACTGAAAAGGCTGCTGGTATTGATGTAATATCGACCTCCCCAAATGCTCAATTACCCTCTGGGATTGCTGTACCTCCAGTATCAGAGACTGCTTCCACTTTGGCTTCTCTTCGCATG CTGCGCGTGTACTTGAGAACATATGGACTGGAGCAAATGGTGCAAGCTGCGAGCTCTTCAGCTGGACTTCGGACAATCAAACGGGTTGAACAAACTTTACAAGACCTAGGG GTTAATCTGAAGCCAAAGGTCCCAACAAAACTTGTCTGTGCGGAGCATCTTGAATTGAGGAAAGAGATATTAACCCTGTTAAATCTTCAAAAGCAG GTACAATACAAGGAGGCAGAAGGCTCATCTTATCGGGAAGGTTCATACTCAGAAACACCTGGTACACCTCCTAAG CGTGCGCAACGTGCTACGGACCAAgatagaacattcatccccgattCTACAAGTTTTGGAG GGGAAAGAGCTGGTAAAAGGGACCAGAAACGCAAG GGGCCTGGACGATTATCAGAAGTTCCATCTTCACCAGCACAGTCAAAACGTCCTCGCAAGTTAAAAACTTCAGATGGATGA